From Anopheles coluzzii chromosome 3, AcolN3, whole genome shotgun sequence, the proteins below share one genomic window:
- the LOC120956567 gene encoding peroxisomal acyl-coenzyme A oxidase 3 has protein sequence MPVDEERTVIPDVPRGPLCDYRSKAQFNWKDFRLVLEDKELVKIKYDIWRRLEREPLFAPVTSTLSVDQQKERAARQVNRIADLELAPPEIYSKPYKYRVRYLMSINEALHAVCPSLSVKIALGVGLFTNSLLAMGTDRHQEIYNQAWNREIITCLAITEVSHGSNTKRCRTTATYDPATQEFIIHTPDFEAAKCWVGNLGKTASMALLFAILYTADGENHGLQGFLVPIRDPKTLLPYPGVTVGDIGEKIGLNGIDNGFVMFNHYRIPRENLLNRTGDVTPEGVYESTFSEPGKILGAVLESFSAGRLGIMQESSNTLSHAAVIAVRYAALRKQFGTDRNGPEQSIIEYQLHQWRIFPYLAAACVLKVSVFAMTEIYLETVQKSQAESNGFELLTQIVSEIHALVSSSKPLVTWTARDAIQESREACGGHGYLRAANLGELRNNHDPSCTYEGDNNVLGQQASNWLIRQWKNAKVESPVGTASFITRRDAILSGDYDALLRTGVRLESTEFVSQCYEWLMCWLLKQSVAQMEEASKAGVDTFTARNNCQVYRARDLSRAYAEYYALESFRSRCARADVNADLKPVLFRVYLIYGMWCLDRHMTTFYAGSFAKGSAFADAVRGTLLRMCGELKDSAVAIADALAPPDWVLNSVIAKSDGRLYENIQSVFMTNPGALERASWWKDVIPSKLRAKL, from the exons atgccAGTAGACGAGGAGCGTACAGTCATACCGGATGTGCCCCGTGGACCGCTGTGTGATTACCGTTCGAAGGCACAGTTTAACTGGAAAGATTTTAGGCTAGTGCTAGAAGATAAGGAGCTGGTTAAGATCAAA TACGACATATGGCGCCGGTTAGAGAGGGAACCCCTGTTTGCCCCGGTCACGTCCACGCTGTCGGTCGATCAGCAGAAGGAACGGGCGGCCCGTCAGGTGAACCGTATCGCCGATCTGGAGCTCGCCCCGCCCGAAATCTACTCGAAGCCGTACAAGTACCGGGTGCGCTATCTCATGAGCATCAACGAAGCCCTGCACGCGGTCTGCCCGAGCCTGTCGGTGAAGATAGCGCTCGGCGTGGGGCTGTTCACGAACTCGCTGCTAGCGATGGGTACCGACCGGCACCAGGAGATCTACAACCAGGCGTGGAACCGGGAGATCATCACCTGTCTAGCGATTACGGAGGTTTCGCACGGCAGCAACACGAAGCGCTGTCGTACGACGGCCACGTACGATCCGGCCACGCAAGAGTTCATCATCCACACGCCCGATTTCGAGGCGGCTAAATGTTGGGTGGGCAATTTGGGCAAAACCGCCTCGATGGCGCTGCTGTTTGCCATCCTCTACACAGCCGACGGGGAAAACCATGGGCTGCAGGGCTTTCTGGTGCCGATTAGGGACCCAAAAACGTTGCTGCCCTATCCCGGCGTGACGGTGGGCGATATTGGCGAGAAGATTGGGTTGAACGGCATCGACAACGGGTTCGTAATGTTCAACCACTATCGCATACCGCGGGAGAATCTGCTTAACCGAACTGGGGACGTGACGCCGGAAGGTGTGTACGAGAGTACGTTCAGTGAGCCGGGCAAAATCTTGGGCGCCGTGCTGGAATCGTTCTCGGCCGGACGGTTGGGCATCATGCAGGAGTCGTCAAATACGCTGTCGCATGCGGCTGTGATTGCGGTGCGGTATGCAGCGCTGAGGAAACAGTTCGGCACGGATAGGAACGGTCCGGAGCAATCGATCATCGAGTATCAGTTGCAT CAATGGCGCATCTTCCCCTATCTGGCCGCTGCCTGCGTACTTAAGGTGTCCGTGTTTGCCATGACCGAGATCTATCTGGAGACGGTGCAGAAATCGCAGGCGGAATCGAACGGGTTCGAGCTGCTGACGCAGATCGTGTCCGAGATACACGCGCTTGTGTCGTCCTCGAAGCCGCTCGTCACGTGGACGGCTCGTGATGCGATTCAAGAGTCGCGCGAAGCGTGTGGCGGCCATGGCTATCTGCGGGCGGCCAATTTGGGCGAGCTGCGCAACAACCACGATCCTAGTTGTACTTACGAGGGGGACAATAATGTGCTCGGTCAGCAGGCCTCAAACTGGCTCATCCGGCAGTGGAAGAATGCGAAGGTGGAGAGTCCGGTCGGGACGGCTAGCTTTATTACGCGTAGGGATGCTATACTGAGCGGCGATTACGATGCACTGCTGCGTACGGGAGTGCGTCTCGAAAGCACGGAAT TTGTCAGTCAGTGTTACGAATGGCTAATGTGTTGGCTGCTGAAGCAAAGCGTAGCTCAGATGGAAGAAGCGAGTAAGGCTGGCGTGGACACGTTTACCGCACGCAACAACTGCCAGGTGTACCGTGCGAGGGATCTAAGCCGTGCGTACGCCGAGTATTACGCACTCGAAAGTTTCAG ATCCCGATGTGCTCGAGCCGATGTAAACGCAGATCTGAAGCCGGTGCTGTTCCGCGTCTATTTAATCTACGGTATGTGGTGTCTCGACCGACACATGACCACCTTCTACGCCGGTTCGTTCGCTAAGGGATCCGCCTTCGCGGATGCAGTGCGCGGTACACTGCTGCGAATGTGCGGCGAGCTGAAGGACTCTGCCGTAGCGATTGCCGATGCGCTCGCTCCCCCCGACTGGGTGCTAAACTCGGTAATCGCCAAATCGGACGGCCGGCTGTACGAGAACATTCAGTCAGTATTCATGACCAATCCGGGTGCGCTCGAGCGAGCCTCCTGGTGGAAGGACGTGATACCATCCAAGCTGAGGGCCAAGCTGTAA
- the LOC120956568 gene encoding lamin Dm0-like: protein MSQKMKKPAAKPSSTTATANTNTAHTPSGAQSVSSSASTVSSASESSETALSPSRRSRLHEKNSLMNLNDRLACYIERVRYLEQENSRLSLELTTFQETAAREVSGLKSIYEHELADARKLLDETARDKAKVEIDAKRYWEENEQLRTKLNRRTKELSELEKEARANESRCIELTANYNTLSSERKKLQDELREADKESDKLRRTFEKMRKDYEHETLVRVDLENNIQSLREELTFKEQVHSQELSESKLRRQSEISEIDGFLMEQYETKLQQTLQELRDQYEQQLRLNREEISDLFEGRIRALEERLVLERTRYDEEKAKLEQQLDGMRNEMAVQLKDYQDLMDIKISLDMEIAAYDKLLSSEETRLNITPNVTSTSTGGGSAFTSSSRLFRTPSLKRKRNNLDESIDYSVVSSAKGDIEVTECDPEGRFVRIANKSKQEYALAGWQLIRRPVDGAEVSYRFLKSAKVEGNGMVTVWATVANRKPDPPTDLVMKGALWTVTDAMSTVLVNEEGEEMALVERHRMMKPPKDKYFHHEESGGRLGVYGASGLSKSPANGSEAGRVGNKNDEQCSVM from the coding sequence ATGTCacagaaaatgaagaaaccGGCCGCCAAGCCATCCTCCACCACCGCGACCGCCAATACCAACACGGCCCATACGCCCAGCGGTGCCCAGTCCGTGTCCTCGTCCGCCTCGACCGTTTCGAGCGCCTCGGAATCGTCGGAAACGGCCCTCAGCCCGTCCCGCCGTAGCCGACTGCACGAAAAGAACAGCCTCATGAACCTGAACGATCGGCTGGCCTGTTACATCGAGCGGGTGCGCTACCTGGAGCAGGAGAACTCACGCCTCTCGCTCGAGCTGACCACCTTCCAGGAGACGGCCGCCCGGGAAGTGTCCGGGCTGAAGTCGATCTACGAGCACGAGCTGGCGGACGCCCGCAAGCTGCTCGACGAGACGGCCCGCGACAAGGCAAAGGTCGAGATCGACGCGAAGCGCTACTGGGAGGAGAACGAGCAGCTGCGCACGAAGCTGAACCGCCGGACGAAGGAGCTGAGCGAGCTGGAGAAGGAGGCACGGGCGAACGAGTCGCGGTGCATCGAGCTGACCGCGAACTACAACACGCTCAGCTCGGAGCGCAAGAAGCTGCAGGACGAGCTGAGGGAAGCGGACAAGGAGTCGGACAAGCTGCGCCGCACGTTCGAGAAGATGCGCAAGGACTACGAGCACGAGACGCTGGTGCGCGTGGACCTGGAGAACAACATACAGAGCCTGCGGGAGGAGCTCACGTTCAAGGAGCAGGTGCACAGCCAGGAGCTGAGCGAGAGCAAGCTGCGACGGCAGAGCGAGATCAGCGAGATCGACGGCTTCCTGATGGAGCAGTACGAGACGAAGCTGCAGCAGACGCTGCAGGAGCTGCGCGATCAGTacgagcagcagctgcggTTGAATCGGGAGGAGATATCGGATCTGTTCGAGGGACGCATCCGGGCGCTGGAGGAGCGGCTGGTGCTGGAGCGCACCCGGTACGACGAGGAGAAGGCCAagctcgagcagcagctggacGGGATGCGGAACGAGATGGCGGTGCAGCTGAAGGACTACCAGGATCTGATGGACATAAAGATTTCGCTCGACATGGAGATAGCGGCGTACGATAAGCTGCTGTCGTCGGAGGAAACGCGCCTCAACATTACGCCGAACGTGACGAGCACGAGCACCGGCGGTGGCTCCGCATTCACGTCCAGCTCGCGACTGTTCCGAACGCCGTCGCTGAAGCGCAAGCGCAACAATCTGGACGAATCGATCGACTACTCGGTGGTGTCGTCGGCCAAGGGGGACATCGAGGTGACGGAGTGTGATCCCGAGGGACGGTTCGTGCGCATCGCTAACAAGTCCAAGCAGGAGTACGCGCTGGCCGGCTGGCAGTTGATCCGGCGGCCAGTGGATGGGGCCGAGGTTAGCTATCGCTTCTTAAAGTCGGCCAAAGTCGAGGGCAACGGGATGGTGACGGTTTGGGCCACGGTGGCAAACAGGAAGCCGGATCCACCGACGGATTTGGTGATGAAGGGTGCCCTCTGGACGGTGACCGATGCCATGTCGACGGTGCTGGTGAACGAGGAGGGTGAAGAGATGGCGCTGGTCGAACGGCACCGAATGATGAAGCCGCCCAAGGACAAATACTTCCACCACGAGGAGAGTGGCGGCCGGCTAGGGGTGTACGGAGCGTCCGGGCTGTCGAAATCACCCGCGAACGGGTCGGAGGCTGGGCGTGTTGGGAACAAAAACGATGAACAGTGTAGCGTCATGTGA